From Pagrus major chromosome 6, Pma_NU_1.0, one genomic window encodes:
- the trub2 gene encoding pseudouridylate synthase TRUB2, mitochondrial — MATPAIRMFRRLEGLFCVYKPSGVHWKLVRDSIETNLLKGLNATPSQPLPQEVRFLPQPGSETEASKGLTLTAASVPVLSKHPLVTGPEFQQVKVGVGHCLDAPSSGVLVLAVGNGNRALNDLYRTRITRDYTLEGEFGTATDDFSHAGRVVERSTYGHITQDKLDKVLAMLQGANQKALLMYSNVDMRSQEAYELAAQGLLGPEGKSQPILTGLRCIRFQPPNFTLEVQCLNETQKYLRKVVHEIGLELRSTAVCKGVRRTRDGPFTLQDALTHHQWTTSDVRQAIRRYHSSKKNKKFPHTSIKDSELRPPENTTARQQNETSDEAAAAEGRIN; from the exons ATGGCGACTCCAGCTATTCGGATGTTTCGGAGGTTAGAGGGTCTGTTTTGTGTATACAAACCCTCTGGTGTCCACTGGAAACTCGTGCGGGACAGCATCGAGACAAATCTGCTGAAAG GTTTAAATGCTACACCGTCTCAGCCACTTCCTCAGGAGGTCCGCTTCTTGCCACAGCCAGGCAGTGAGACTGAAGCATCCAAGGGACTCACACTGACTGCAGCCTCTGTGCCAGTACTGTCCAAGCATCCCCTGG TGACTGGACCTGAATTCCAGCAAGTTAAAGTTGGAGTAGGACATTGCCTGGATGCACCCTCCTCTGGTGTTCTAG TTCTTGCTGTCGGGAATGGAAACAGGGCCCTGAATGATCTCTACAGAACACGAATCACCAGG GATTACACACTGGAGGGTGAATTTGGGACTGCAACAGATGATTTCTCTCACGCAGGCAGAGTTGTGGAAAGGTCCACTTATG GTCACATCACACAGGACAAGCTGGACAAGGTCTTGGCGATGCTGCAGGGAGCCAATCAGAAGGCCTTGTTAAT gtATTCCAACGTAGACATGCGCTCACAGGAAGCGTATGAGTTGGCTGCACAAGGTTTACTGGGTCCAGAAGGGAAATCACAGCCTATCTTGACAGGCTTGCGTTGCATTCGCTTCCAGCCTCCCAACTTCACTTTAG AGGTGCAGTGTCTGAATGAAACTCAGAAGTATTTGCGCAAAGTTGTGCATGAGATCGGACTCGAGCTGCGCAGCACGGCAGTGTGTAAAGGAGTCAGACGGACCCGAGACGGCCCCTTCACCCTGCAGGAtgccctgacacaccaccaATGGACTACCTCTGATGTTAGGCAGGCCATCAGACGATACCACTCctccaaaaagaacaaaaaatttCCCCACACATCGATCAAGGACTCAGAATTACGACCACCAGAGAATACGACAGCCaggcaacaaaatgaaacaagcgacgaagcagctgcagcagaaggtAGAATTAACTAA
- the hdhd3 gene encoding haloacid dehalogenase-like hydrolase domain-containing protein 3, with protein sequence MQAPLRWVLWDVKDTLLKVRASVGEQYCKEAERVGLKLSPVEVEAAFLQAYRHQSRAYPNYGITKGLDGQSWWMGVVRDTFSRCRVQDPALLNTVAHNLYHNFCNAENWEVFPDSQKALEHCSSLGLKLGVVSNFDIRLEEILRVCGLLSHFSFLITSEEAGVAKPSPAIFNQALLKCGVPAASVAHIGDHYVNDYLASRSVGIHGFLLDRHNKKTRPDVPRKHLLSSLEELPSQLKQYMV encoded by the exons ATGCAAGCTCCTCTGCGATGGGTGCTATGGGATGTGAAGGACACCCTGCTGAAGGTGCGTGCATCAGTGGGAGAACAGTACTGCAAGGAGGCTGAGCGAGTGGGCTTGAAGCTCAGTCCTGTGGAGGTCGAAGCTGCTTTCCTCCAGGCATATCGACATCAGTCCAGAGCATACCCAAACTACGGCATCACTAAGGGCCTGGATGGACAGTCTTGGTGGATGGGGGTGGTGCGGGACACTTTCTCTAGGTGCAGGGTACAGGACCCAGCCCTGCTTAATACAGTGGCTCACAACCTTTATCATAACTTCTGCAATGCAGAGAACTGGGAG GTATTTCCGGACTCACAGAAGGCCCTGGAGCATTGTTCTTCTCTAGGACTGAAGCTGGGGGTGGTGTCAAACTTCGATATCCGCCTTGAAGAGATTTTACGTGTTTGTGGCCTTCTGTCCCACTTCAGCTTTTTGATAACATCAGAGGAGGCAGGTGTAGCAAAGCCGAGTCCAGCCATCTTTAATCAGGCACTGCTGAAATGTGGTGTACCTGCTGCCAGTGTAGCTCATATCGGGGACCACTATGTGAACGATTACCTCGCCTCTCGGTCTGTGGGCATCCACGGGTTCCTGTTGGACAGACATAACAAGAAAACCCGACCCGACGTTCCTCGGAAGCATCTGCTCAGCTCCCTGGAGGAGCTGCCATCACAGCTTAAGCAGTACATGGTGTAA